The following coding sequences lie in one Drosophila bipectinata strain 14024-0381.07 chromosome XR, DbipHiC1v2, whole genome shotgun sequence genomic window:
- the Hayan gene encoding serine protease Hayan isoform X1, which yields MPADLKRNWFLFGVLICSFSSQVAFGDEGDECKVKPNIPGICRASSNCLNVDGYIRSGALSTSEVPSCGYGLREEIICCPIVACCPSTDRSSSTTTTSTVRTTSSSSTSTTSTTTERSREPRLDENEVFFDFNKLLGTTIRPQKTHESLKMPTQSVGHWEIAPPNTIPISTNTERTSGHWKWNSPEPRIINRPFTTPRSRKPQGESMSNNRDNNLIHLVNDRLRQQGMEIEKAREVKPQVPVQVPVKVPVKTPVQVPVPTQVPAPVNVPVPVPVTQPTETMDPFKPFQFRGEDRKPESSGDRFSKPNSTTGQETRERPAVAACRKIRGDTLPLGDRILDGVRVGLGVYPHMAAIAYNSFGTTEYRCGGSLIDDRYVLTAAHCISEEFRPAFVRLGAVNLNEPDRGYVDINVNNVLIHPNYVSFSKYYDIAILELAEAAPRNDIIRPACLNTDIRDPPLDASLYVAGWGQVNRTTKARSTVLLRAPLELVPLSKCNEAFANQPTSSRSLKMGIIESQMCAADRQQKKDACQGDSGGPLIQEVNITDSIYYIQGVISAGIGCASATPGLYSRVAAFLDYIEGIVWPDNRV from the exons ATGCCCGCGGACTTGAAGAGAAATTGGTTCCTATTTGGTGTACTCATCTGCAGTTTTTCCAGTCAAGTGGCATTTGGAGATG aggGTGATGAATGCAAGGTAAAGCCCAATATACCGGGTATATGTCGGGCCTCCTCCAATTGCTTGAACGTCGATGGATATATAAGATCGGGGGCCTTGTCCACCAGTGAGGTGCCCAGTTGCGGTTACGGATTACGCGAGGAGATCATTTGTTGTCCCATTGTCGCCTGTTGTCCATCCACTGA TCGTAGTAGTAGCACAACAACTACCAGTACTGTCAGAACCACCAGTTCATCCAGTACTTCCACCACTTCCACGACCACTGAGCGTTCGAGAGAACCCCGATTGGATGAGAATGAAGTCTTCTTTGATTTCAATAAGCTCCTGGGAACCACCATCAGGCCACAAAAGACCCACGAGTCCCTGAAAATGCCCACCCAGAGTGTGGGTCACTGGGAAATAGCTCCGCCAAACACGATACCGATTAGTACCAACACAGAACGGACTTCCGGCCACTGGAAATGGAATAGCCCCGAGCCCAGGATAATAAATCGTCCCTTCACCACGCCCCGTTCAAGGAAACCTCAAGGGGAGTCCATGTCCAATAACCGAGACAATAATCTGATACATTTGGTGAACGATCGATTGCGGCAGCAAGGCATGGAAATTGAAAAAGCGCGGGAAGTTAAGCCGCAGGTTCCTGTTCAGGTTCCAGTCAAGGTTCCCGTTAAGACTCCTGTTCAGGTTCCAGTTCCCACCCAAGTTCCTGCTCCTGTCAACGTCCCTGTTCCAGTTCCTGTCACCCAGCCAACGGAAACAATGGATCCCTTTAAGCCCTTCCAGTTTCGGGGCGAAGACCGAAAGCCGGAGTCTTCGGG TGATAGGTTTTCCAAGCCCAATTCTACAACAGGACAGGAGACCAGAGAGCGACCGGCAGTGGCAG CTTGCAGAAAAATTCGAGGTGATACTCTGCCCCTTGGAGACCGTATCCTGGATGGGGTCCGTGTGGGATTGGGCGTATATCCCCATATGGCTGCCATAGCTTACAACAGTTTCGGAACGACCGAGTATCGGTGCGGTGGATCCTTGATAGACGATCGCTATGTCCTGACGGCGGCCCACTGCATCAGCGAAGAATTCAGGCCGGCCTTCGTCCGGCTGGGAGCCGTTAATCTGAATGAACCCGACCGGGGTTATGTGGACATCAACGTAAACAACGTGCTGATACATCCAAACTATGTCAGCTTCAGCAAGTATTACGATATCGCCATCCTGGAGCTGGCGGAAGCGGCGCCCAGGAACGATATTATAAGACCAGCCTGCCTGAACACCGATATCCGTGATCCGCCACTGGATGCCAGTCTCTATGTGGCCGGATGGGGTCAAGTGAATCGCACCA CCAAGGCGCGTTCAACGGTACTGCTGCGAGCACCATTGGAACTGGTTCCGCTGAGCAAATGCAACGAGGCGTTCGCCAACCAGCCCACGTCCTCCAGGTCCCTGAAAATGGGCATCATTGAGTCGCAAATGTGCGCCGCCGACAGGCAGCAGAAGAAGGATGCCTGCCAGGGTGACTCCGGCGGCCCGCTCATCCAGGAGGTGAACATCACGGACAGCATCTACTACATCCAGGGTGTGATATCGGCGGGTATTGGCTGTGCCAGTGCCACCCCTGGTCTCTATTCCAGGGTTGCCGCCTTCCTGGACTATATCGAGGGTATTGTGTGGCCGGATAATCgcgtgtga
- the Hayan gene encoding serine protease persephone isoform X2, which produces MPADLKRNWFLFGVLICSFSSQVAFGDEGDECKVKPNIPGICRASSNCLNVDGYIRSGALSTSEVPSCGYGLREEIICCPIVACCPSTDDRFSKPNSTTGQETRERPAVAACRKIRGDTLPLGDRILDGVRVGLGVYPHMAAIAYNSFGTTEYRCGGSLIDDRYVLTAAHCISEEFRPAFVRLGAVNLNEPDRGYVDINVNNVLIHPNYVSFSKYYDIAILELAEAAPRNDIIRPACLNTDIRDPPLDASLYVAGWGQVNRTTKARSTVLLRAPLELVPLSKCNEAFANQPTSSRSLKMGIIESQMCAADRQQKKDACQGDSGGPLIQEVNITDSIYYIQGVISAGIGCASATPGLYSRVAAFLDYIEGIVWPDNRV; this is translated from the exons ATGCCCGCGGACTTGAAGAGAAATTGGTTCCTATTTGGTGTACTCATCTGCAGTTTTTCCAGTCAAGTGGCATTTGGAGATG aggGTGATGAATGCAAGGTAAAGCCCAATATACCGGGTATATGTCGGGCCTCCTCCAATTGCTTGAACGTCGATGGATATATAAGATCGGGGGCCTTGTCCACCAGTGAGGTGCCCAGTTGCGGTTACGGATTACGCGAGGAGATCATTTGTTGTCCCATTGTCGCCTGTTGTCCATCCACTGA TGATAGGTTTTCCAAGCCCAATTCTACAACAGGACAGGAGACCAGAGAGCGACCGGCAGTGGCAG CTTGCAGAAAAATTCGAGGTGATACTCTGCCCCTTGGAGACCGTATCCTGGATGGGGTCCGTGTGGGATTGGGCGTATATCCCCATATGGCTGCCATAGCTTACAACAGTTTCGGAACGACCGAGTATCGGTGCGGTGGATCCTTGATAGACGATCGCTATGTCCTGACGGCGGCCCACTGCATCAGCGAAGAATTCAGGCCGGCCTTCGTCCGGCTGGGAGCCGTTAATCTGAATGAACCCGACCGGGGTTATGTGGACATCAACGTAAACAACGTGCTGATACATCCAAACTATGTCAGCTTCAGCAAGTATTACGATATCGCCATCCTGGAGCTGGCGGAAGCGGCGCCCAGGAACGATATTATAAGACCAGCCTGCCTGAACACCGATATCCGTGATCCGCCACTGGATGCCAGTCTCTATGTGGCCGGATGGGGTCAAGTGAATCGCACCA CCAAGGCGCGTTCAACGGTACTGCTGCGAGCACCATTGGAACTGGTTCCGCTGAGCAAATGCAACGAGGCGTTCGCCAACCAGCCCACGTCCTCCAGGTCCCTGAAAATGGGCATCATTGAGTCGCAAATGTGCGCCGCCGACAGGCAGCAGAAGAAGGATGCCTGCCAGGGTGACTCCGGCGGCCCGCTCATCCAGGAGGTGAACATCACGGACAGCATCTACTACATCCAGGGTGTGATATCGGCGGGTATTGGCTGTGCCAGTGCCACCCCTGGTCTCTATTCCAGGGTTGCCGCCTTCCTGGACTATATCGAGGGTATTGTGTGGCCGGATAATCgcgtgtga